In Lachancea thermotolerans CBS 6340 chromosome H complete sequence, a single genomic region encodes these proteins:
- the PPE1 gene encoding phosphoprotein phosphatase methylesterase 1 (similar to uniprot|P38796 Saccharomyces cerevisiae YHR075C PPE1 Protein with carboxyl methyl esterase activity that may have a role in demethylation of the phosphoprotein phosphatase catalytic subunit also identified as a small subunit mitochondrial ribosomal protein) yields the protein MSDDLRRALLEKLGKADAQLGAASQPAPAAPAPAGLPTWHDFFQQNARVQIGDRGLDFNTYFSLPAASELADPSNTTSVPIFIFHHGAGSSGLSFAPLAKALHEQLDGRCGSFAFDARGHGLTAPVDAAAHPADYSLDAFVRDFRELIAWFHHTHLQALPASPTFTLVITGHSLGGSICTNVFPSLDPALRTKVAGLAMLDIVEEAAILALSKVDSFLSNTPNVFPSYANAIDWHVKRGLSRLRSSAEIVVPSLFVPTSSGKVVRRTNLQIFKPFWDTWFQSLSRRFVALPTSKLLILAGNDNLDRELMIGQMQGKFQLVVFQESGHFIEEDAPVKTAITLVDFWRRNDTKSVVIKTNWTKKANT from the coding sequence ATGTCCGACGACCTTCGCCGTGCACTACTCGAAAAGCTGGGCAAGGCCGACGCCCAGCTGGGCGCGGCCTCGCAGCCCGCTCCCGCGGCGCCCGCTCCCGCAGGGCTCCCTACCTGGCACGACTTCTTTCAGCAGAACGCCCGCGTGCAGATAGGCGACCGCGGCCTCGATTTCAATACCTACTTCTCGCTGCCCGCCGCGTCAGAGCTCGCGGACCCCTCCAACACCACTTCCGTGCCCATATTTATTTTCCACCACGGCGCTGGGTCCTCCGGGCTCAGCTTCGCCCCACTCGCCAAGGCCCTGCACGAGCAGCTGGACGGCCGGTGCGGCTCCTTCGCCTTCGACGCTAGGGGCCACGGCCTCACCGCGCCCGTCGACGCCGCGGCGCACCCCGCGGACTACAGCCTCGACGCCTTCGTGCGCGACTTCCGGGAGCTTATCGCGTGGTTCCACCACACTCATCTGCAGGCGCTCCCAGCCTCGCCCACCTTCACGCTTGTCATCACGGGCCACAGCCTTGGAGGCAGCATATGCACCAACGTCTTCCCGAGCCTCGACCCTGCGCTGCGCACAAAAGTCGCCGGCCTCGCGATGCTCGACATCGTCGAGGAGGCCGCCATCCTCGCCCTCAGCAAGGTCGACTCTTTCCTCAGCAACACGCCCAACGTCTTCCCCAGCTATGCAAACGCGATAGACTGGCACGTAAAAAGAGGCCTCTCGCGCCTCAGGTCAAGCGCCGAGATCGTCGTCCCCAGTCTATTTGTGCCCACGTCCTCCGGTAAGGTCGTGCGCAGAACCAATCTGCAGATCTTCAAGCCGTTCTGGGATACCTGGTTCCAGTCGCTCTCTCGCAGGTTTGTAGCTCTGCCCACTAGCAAGCTTCTGATTCTTGCCGGCAACGACAACCTGGACCGCGAGCTCATGATAGGGCAGATGCAAGGTAAATTTCAGCTGGTAGTCTTTCAAGAGTCCGGCCACTTCATTGAGGAGGACGCTCCTGTCAAGACCGCCATAACCCTCGTAGACTTCTGGAGGCGCAACGACACCAAGAGTGTTGTTATCAAGACAAACTGGACTAAAAAGGCCAACACCTAA
- the RAX1 gene encoding Rax1p (similar to uniprot|Q08760 Saccharomyces cerevisiae YOR301W RAX1 Protein involved in bud site selection during bipolar budding localization requires Rax2p), which produces MSPASADLYAQRLPTLYEVLNRQTCAPVDLWSFYTFLSQYPYAINFLDFWIDAMAHLRLCKDYVKGVRESFVEWEDSQERSGANRDSRDSHDNRDSLSSSLLLEALMNDGFLDYEDSKRVSRFLQGQTDSPRLTKLLDNWQKQTEHDSDAPFKSPLTGLVDEFLKTQAQDFQKARITSKELLNNARNIVHTYLLAPEESSRYLINLPDHMRQNAVHMVLEEKRHDPDVFEQLKAISFQFLEMDCFPKFLSCVALHNLHDDITSSSLSDPLAILGSSAPGRRRSLFARYTTLSRVVLGMIFLWMGLWLGYTLVFLNYSRGIRVTTIVPFFLGFYFIWCGIYKIDILYALCGVTQTLVSNELVSSKDLEIGLNRNAVHNKTRQSTSPVFRVFGGSSRLVSIQQPFVNSMLRRRALWCLVLVLAGTAIFTVIFSCVPGHRL; this is translated from the coding sequence ATGAGCCCCGCGTCCGCAGACCTCTACGCGCAGCGCCTCCCCACGCTCTACGAGGTCCTCAACCGTCAGACCTGCGCGCCCGTCGATCTCTGGTCCTTCTACACTTTTCTCTCCCAGTATCCATATGCCATCAACTTCCTCGACTTCTGGATCGACGCCATGGCGCACCTGCGCCTGTGCAAGGACTACGTGAAGGGCGTCCGCGAAAGCTTCGTCGAGTGGGAGGACTCTCAGGAGCGCTCCGGCGCCAATCGCGACAGCCGCGACAGCCACGACAACCGCGACTCACTCTCCAGCTCGCTGCTCCTCGAGGCCCTGATGAACGACGGCTTCCTCGACTACGAGGACAGCAAGCGCGTTTCGCGCTTCCTTCAAGGCCAGACCGACTCGCCGCGCCTCACAAAGCTCCTGGATAACTGGCAGAAACAGACAGAGCACGACTCCGACGCTCCCTTCAAAAGCCCGCTCACCGGTCTCGTCGACGAATTCCTCAAGACCCAGGCACAGGACTTCCAGAAAGCACGCATCACCTCCAAGgagcttctcaacaacGCCCGCAACATCGTCCACACGTACCTCCTCGCACCTGAGGAAAGCAGCCGCTACCTGATCAACCTGCCCGACCACATGCGCCAGAACGCCGTCCACATGGTGCTGGAGGAGAAGCGACACGATCCCGACGTTTTCGAGCAGCTCAAGGCGATCTCctttcagtttctggagATGGACTGCTTTCCCAAGTTCTTGTCATGCGTGGCCCTTCACAACCTGCACGATGACATCACAAGCAGCTCCTTGTCCGATCCGCTCGCGATCTTAGGGAGTAGCGCGCCCGGGCGCCGCCGTTCTCTGTTTGCGCGCTACACCACTCTGTCTCGCGTAGTTCTAGGCATGATCTTTTTGTGGATGGGCCTCTGGCTGGGATACACTTTGGTCTTTCTCAACTACTCGCGAGGCATTCGTGTTACCACTATAGTGCCCTTCTTCCTAGGGTTCTACTTCATATGGTGCGGCATATACAAAATTGACATCCTGTACGCGCTTTGCGGAGTTACACAGACGCTGGTCTCGAACGAGCTGGTCTCTTCCAAGGACCTCGAGATAGGACTAAACCGCAATGCGGTACACAACAAGACAAGACAGAGTACATCGCCCGTATTCCGCGTTTTTGGCGGTTCAAGCAGGCTGGTTTCAATCCAACAGCCGTTTGTTAATAGCATGCTCCGCAGACGGGCCCTGTGGTGCTTGgtcctcgtcctcgctgGCACCGCAATTTTTACAGTAATATTCAGCTGCGTACCCGGCCACAGGCTATAG
- the QNS1 gene encoding glutamine-dependent NAD(+) synthetase (highly similar to uniprot|P38795 Saccharomyces cerevisiae YHR074W QNS1 Glutamine-dependent NAD() synthetase essential for the formation of NAD() from nicotinic acid adenine dinucleotide), whose amino-acid sequence MSHLVTVATCNLNQWALDFEGNRDRILESIRIAKERGARLRVGPELEVSGYGCLDHFLENDLYLHCWEMYAQIIKREDTRGILLDIGMPVLHKNVRYNCRLLSFDGRILFIRPKIWLANDGNYREMRFFTPWMKATQVEEFLLPPLIQKITGQRIVPFGDAVIRTLDTCIGAETCEELFTPQSPHIAMSLDGVEIITNSSGSHHELRKLNRRLELITSATRRCGGVYLYANQRGCDGDRLYYDGCALIAVNGKIVAQGSQFSLKDVEVVTAAVDLEEVRNHRASIISRGLQAAESKVVFQRIDLEEELAPMGNRFNPKISPAKAREFHYHTPEEEIALGPACWLWDYLRRCNGTGFFLPLSGGIDSCATAVIVHSMCRLVVQECKEGNEQVLADARKLARKDPEWVPATPQDLASCLFHTCFMGTTNSSKDTRSRARELAKVISSYHVDFNMDNVVSSVVSLFEITTGKKPIYKIFGGSQVENLALQNIQARLRMVLAYLFAQLLPWVRRIPNGGSLLVLGSANVDECLRGYLTKYDCSSADINPIGGISKTDLKKFISYASKAFDMPILDEFVSATPTAELEPTTKDYVQSDEIDMGMTYEELSIFGYLRKVEKCGPYSMFLKLLHEWTPRLSPAQVAEKVKRFFFFYAINRHKQTVITPSYHAEQYSPDDNRFDLRPFLINPRFAWASKKIDQVVEQCEGKDACELDIMSVE is encoded by the coding sequence ATGTCACACCTCGTTACGGTTGCAACTTGTAACTTGAATCAATGGGCGCTCGATTTCGAGGGCAACAGGGATCGGATTCTGGAATCCATCAGAATTGCCAAGGAGAGAGGCGCACGGCTTCGTGTTGGCCCTGAACTCGAAGTGTCTGGATATGGATGCCTGGACCACTTTTTGGAAAACGATCTATATCTACATTGTTGGGAAATGTATGCGCAGATTATCAAGCGGGAAGATACTCGCGGCATTTTACTGGACATAGGGATGCCTGTTTTGCATAAGAATGTCCGTTACAACTGTCGTCTGCTATCTTTTGATGGCCGCATTCTGTTCATTAGACCTAAGATATGGCTAGCTAACGATGGCAATTATCGTGAGATGCGGTTCTTCACGCCTTGGATGAAGGCAACACAGGTTGAGGAATTTCTGCTACCTCCATTGATTCAGAAGATCACGGGACAGCGGATAGTACCATTTGGGGATGCTGTAATTCGGACGTTGGATACCTGCATAGGCGCCGAAACCTGCGAAGAACTTTTCACACCCCAATCGCCCCACATTGCGATGTCCTTGGACGGCGTTGAAATCATAACTAACTCCTCTGGTTCTCACCACGAATTGAGAAAACTTAACAGAAGGTTGGAACTCATCACCAGCGCCACAAGACGTTGCGGCGGCGTTTATCTGTACGCCAATCAACGTGGGTGTGATGGAGACCGTTTGTACTACGACGGTTGTGCCCTGATTGCTGTCAACGGCAAAATAGTAGCCCAAGGAAGccagttttctttgaaagacgtGGAGGTTGTCACTGCCGCTGTTGACTTGGAGGAGGTCAGAAACCACAGAGCCTCTATCATTTCCCGTGGGCTACAGGCTGCTGAGTCGAAAGTGGTATTCCAGAGAATTGATCTCGAAGAGGAATTGGCTCCAATGGGCAACCGTTTCAATCCCAAGATTTCGCCTGCCAAGGCAAGGGAGTTTCACTATCACACcccagaagaagaaatcgcCTTGGGCCCCGCTTGCTGGCTATGGGACTACTTGAGGCGTTGCAATGGTACtggttttttcttgccATTGTCCGGCGGAATCGATTCTTGCGCCACGGCTGTTATTGTCCACTCCATGTGCCGACTGGTAGTACAAGAGTGCAAGGAGGGCAATGAACAGGTGCTTGCCGATGCACGCAAACTGGCGCGCAAGGACCCAGAGTGGGTACCCGCCACTCCGCAGGACCTAGCGAGCTGCTTGTTCCACACCTGCTTCATGGGTACAACAAATTCTTCGAAGGATACCAGATCCAGGGCCCGTGAACTTGCCAAGGTCATTTCCTCGTACCATGTGGACTTTAATATGGACAATGTGGTCAGCAGCGTTGTGAGCCTCTTTGAAATCACAACAGGGAAAAAACCCATTTATAAGATATTTGGCGGCTCCCAGGTAGAGAATCTGGCTCTGCAAAATATCCAGGCTCGCTTGCGTATGGTTTTGGCATACCTTTTCGCACAGTTGCTGCCATGGGTTCGCCGCATTCCTAACGGCGGAAGTTTGCTGGTGTTGGGAAGCGCCAACGTAGATGAATGTCTGAGAGGATATCTGACAAAGTATGACTGTTCCTCAGCAGATATCAACCCAATTGGCGGTATTTCTAAAAcggacttgaagaagttcatATCGTATGCTTCAAAGGCGTTCGATATGCCAATTTTGGATGAGTTCGTGAGCGCGACGCCAACTGCTGAGCTGGAGCCCACCACGAAGGATTACGTGCAGTCGGACGAGATTGACATGGGGATGACATATGAGGAGCTAAGCATCTTTGGATACttgagaaaagttgaaaaatgcgGGCCTTATTCGATGTTCCTGAAACTGCTGCACGAGTGGACTCCAAGGCTAAGCCCTGCGCAGGTTGCGGAGAAGGTAAAGcggttcttcttcttctacgCTATTAACAGGCACAAGCAGACAGTGATCACACCAAGCTACCACGCTGAGCAGTACTCCCCCGATGACAACCGTTTCGATTTGAGGCCATTCTTGATAAACCCTCGTTTCGCTTGGGCgtcgaagaagatcgaCCAAGTGGTTGAGCAGTGCGAAGGCAAGGATGCCTGCGAACTGGACATTATGTCTGTTGAGTAG
- a CDS encoding KLTH0H15048p (some similarities with uniprot|P38704 Saccharomyces cerevisiae YHR006W STP2 Transcription factor activated by proteolytic processing in response to signals from the SPS sensor system for external amino acids activates transcription of amino acid permease genes): MGYIQFDKVDVPEDNVVSLGLLSRQLQKQQLGQLGELAGLGDEYASEYASGFGREYGGEYSGEYGHEYRGEYARKSVHTTLSATSASIAQTWHALLGFDHYDSASDGKPSLDEETCGVRFDTVPAAIAAASMASSSSSSCTERSALVPASPASSTECGSAGAKPAALSGAAMQQPFQCAFCPSSFKVKGYLTRHMKKHLVTKDFQCPFWSEDCRCHASGEFSRKDTYKTHLKSVHFVYPVGVAKSQRGQSKGRCAACYHEFASNAEWLLRHVETRQCEALVKLKHEGAARAQDFGR, translated from the coding sequence ATGGGGTACATTCAGTTCGACAAGGTCGACGTGCCCGAGGATAACGTGGTGTCGCTGGGCCTGCTGAGCAGACAGCtgcagaagcagcagctgggcCAGCTCGGGGAGCTGGCCGGGCTGGGCGACGAGTACGCGAGCGAGTACGCGAGCGGGTTCGGGCGTGAGTACGGGGGCGAGTACAGCGGCGAGTACGGACACGAGTACCGCGGCGAGTACGCGCGCAAGTCCGTTCACACGACGCTGTCGGCAACGTCCGCGTCCATCGCGCAGACGTGGCACGCGCTGCTGGGCTTCGACCATTACGacagcgccagcgacgGCAAGCCGTCGCTGGACGAGGAGACGTGCGGCGTGCGCTTTGACACGGTGCCGGCCGCGATAGCGGCGGCGTCGATGgcgtcgtcgtcttcgtcgtcgtgCACGGAGCGCTCCGCGCTCGTGCCCGCGAGCCCCGCCAGCTCCACCGAGTGCGGCAGCGCCGGGGCCAAGCCCGCGGCGCTGTCCGGCGCCGCAATGCAGCAGCCCTTCCAGTGCGCGTTCTGCCcttccagcttcaaggTCAAGGGCTATCTGACGCGGCACATGAAAAAACACCTCGTGACCAAAGACTTCCAGTGTCCCTTCTGGTCTGAGGACTGCCGGTGCCACGCGTCAGGCGAGTTCTCGCGCAAGGACACGTACAAGACGCACCTCAAGTCTGTGCACTTCGTGTACCCCGTGGGCGTAGCCAAGTCGCAGCGCGGCCAGTCCAAGGGCCGGTGCGCGGCCTGCTACCATGAGTTCGCCAGCAACGCGGAGTGGCTGCTGCGGCACGTGGAGACGCGCCAGTGCGAGGCGCTGGTGAAGCTCAAGCACGAGGgtgcggcgcgcgcgcaggACTTCGGGCGCTGA
- the CPA1 gene encoding carbamoyl-phosphate synthase (glutamine-hydrolyzing) CPA1 (similar to uniprot|P07258 Saccharomyces cerevisiae YOR303W CPA1 Small subunit of carbamoyl phosphate synthetase), which yields MAPPVLTKATFQIQNGPSYDGYSFGAKASVAGETVFTTSLVGYPESMTDPSYKGQILVFTQPLIGNYGVPSGEARDEFNLLKYFESPHAHVVGIVVAEYAWRYSHWTAVQSLAEWCEKEGVAAITGVDTRSVVQYLREQGSSLGRIVVGDEAAPEYVDTMKSHLVAQVSTREPYHISNANATANLALIDCGVKENIVRCLASRGANVTVLPHDYKIQDVADQFDGIFISNGPGNPTSCGQTVENIKVLLEDPKFAHLPIFGICLGHQLLALAAGARSVKMKYGNRAHNIPALDLTTGQCHITSQNHGYAIDAESLPKNVFKPFFVNLNDGSNEGMIHCTRPVFSTQFHPEAKGGPMDTAVLFDKYFENIAQYQKTRDSSAKTAVKFNIPVQTMASQRVL from the coding sequence ATGGCACCACCAGTTCTGACCAAGGCCACCTTCCAGATCCAGAATGGACCCTCGTATGATGGTTACTCCTTCGGAGCCAAGGCATCCGTTGCGGGCGAAACTGTGTTCACCACCTCGCTGGTGGGCTACCCTGAATCCATGACAGACCCCTCGTACAAGGGCCAGATCCTGGTTTTCACGCAGCCACTAATCGGCAATTACGGCGTGCCCTCTGGCGAGGCGCGCGACGAGTTCAACTTGCTCAAGTACTTCGAAAGCCCCCACGCTCATGTGGTCGGCATTGTTGTGGCCGAGTATGCGTGGAGATACTCGCACTGGACTGCCGTGCAGTCCTTGGCTGAATGGTGCGAGAAAGAGGGCGTTGCTGCTATCACGGGCGTCGACACTCGTAGCGTGGTGCAGTACTTGAGGGAGCAGGGCTCGTCTCTGGGCCGCATCGTCGTGGGTGACGAAGCCGCTCCGGAGTACGTTGACACCATGAAGAGCCACCTGGTCGCGCAAGTTTCCACCAGGGAGCCTTACCACATCTCCAACGCTAACGCCACCGCCAACCTCGCTCTGATCGACTGCGGTGTCAAGGAGAACATCGTCAGATGTCTTGCGTCCAGAGGCGCCAACGTCACCGTATTACCCCACGACTACAAGATCCAGGACGTCGCCGATCAGTTTGACGGTATCTTCATCTCAAATGGTCCAGGCAACCCCACCTCGTGCGGCCAGACCGTCGAGAACATCAAGGTCCTTTTGGAAGACCCTAAGTTTGCTCACCTCCCCATCTTTGGTATTTGCTTGGGTCATCAGCTGTTGGCCTTGGCTGCCGGCGCTCGCTCTGTCAAAATGAAGTACGGTAACAGGGCCCACAACATCCCTGCTCTCGACCTAACAACAGGCCAGTGCCACATCACTTCTCAGAACCACGGCTACGCCATCGATGCCGAgtctcttccaaagaacGTGTTCAAGCCATTCTTCGTGAACCTCAACGATGGCTCTAACGAGGGCATGATCCACTGCACCAGACCTGTATTCTCCACCCAGTTCCACCCAGAGGCCAAGGGAGGTCCAATGGATACCGCGGTATTGTTTGACAAGTACTTCGAGAACATTGCCCAGTACCAAAAGACCAGAGACAGCAGCGCGAAGACTGCGGTGAAGTTCAACATCCCAGTTCAAACTATGGCTAGTCAAAGAGTCTTATGA
- a CDS encoding KLTH0H14982p (conserved hypothetical protein), with protein MSKVLKVVDISEPIESISDTLLEAAREQGFLFVEGHDFTQEEVDILFTLSKQFFEETPDDVKSQYSINKNNIGYTHFTNEQLDPRKARDFKEGYNFGFINFKTGQFNINEDEYMGKENTDSQRTSGSKNDVPTFFQSKQELISRTTQKLHATAARILEVMTRGLQVEDPEFFTSKHRPDKPSGCVFRMLRYPLIREDLDATLDYDPTIRAGAHTDYGSLTLLFQREGQQGLQLQTGDPENNDGWTEVPFVRSKYEGKAPPLVVNFGDLLSYWTNGVLKSTVHRVKFSPGESRESDRYSIVFFVHPENSTLLTPVPSELVASAGNGAAPPTITAAQHLQERLAATYESRT; from the coding sequence ATGTCTAAGGTCCTGAAGGTAGTGGACATTTCTGAGCCAATCGAAAGCATCAGCGATACGCTGCTCGAAGCTGCTAGAGAGCAGGGCTTCCTATTTGTTGAAGGCCATGATTTCACgcaggaagaagttgacaTCTTATTCACCCTCTCCaagcagttctttgagGAAACTCCAGACGACGTAAAAAGCCAGTATagcatcaacaaaaacaatattGGCTACACGCATTTCACGAATGAGCAGCTAGACCCCCGCAAGGCCCGTGATTTCAAAGAGGGCTACAACTTTGGATTtatcaacttcaaaacgGGCCAATTCAATATAAATGAAGACGAATACATGGGCAAAGAAAACACCGACTCTCAGCGCACCAGCGGCAGCAAAAACGATGTCCCAACGTTTTTCCAATCCAAGCAGGAGCTCATTTCTCGTACTACGCAAAAACTGCATGCAACTGCTGCTAGGATTTTAGAGGTGATGACAAGAGGGCTGCAGGTCGAAGACCCTGAGTTTTTCACTAGCAAGCACCGCCCTGACAAGCCAAGCGGCTGCGTTTTCCGGATGTTGCGTTATCCTTTGATAAGAGAGGATTTGGACGCGACCCTTGACTACGACCCAACCATCAGGGCCGGCGCACACACGGACTATGGCTCTCTCACACTTTTATTCCAACGCGAGGGGCAGCAAGGCTTGCAGCTCCAGACTGGTGACCCGGAAAATAACGACGGCTGGACCGAGGTTCCTTTCGTTCGCTCCAAGTACGAGGGTAAAGCACCACCGCTTGTGGTCAATTTCGGCGATCTTCTTTCCTACTGGACTAATGGTGTACTGAAGAGCACGGTCCACAGGGTCAAATTCTCTCCTGGGGAATCACGCGAATCTGACCGTTACTCaatcgtcttcttcgttcACCCCGAGAACTCCACATTGCTAACTCCTGTTCCTAGTGAACTAGTGGCTTCTGCTGGAAATGGAGCGGCTCCTCCAACAATCACTGCTGCGCAGCACCTTCAGGAGCGACTGGCCGCCACCTATGAGTCCAGAACTTAG